The proteins below are encoded in one region of Rhizobacter sp.:
- a CDS encoding enoyl-CoA hydratase, translated as MTIKTALLNGVYTIEIARPDKKNALTSEMYLAMAKGLNDAKADGAVRSVLITGQPGIFTSGNDIEDFAKRSAAASAVSPARAFMDALIGCDKPVIAAVTGAAIGIGTTLLLHCDFVYVSDEARLVMPFVALGLVPEFASSQLIPQLMGQRKAAEKLMLGDPFTGAEAVECGIANAVLPANEVAPHARRVAERFNALPPGAIRATKKLMRGRLAEGLFQTIDAENAVFAAQLQSPEAKEAFSAFFQKRKPDFSQFS; from the coding sequence ATGACCATCAAGACTGCGCTGCTCAACGGCGTCTACACCATCGAGATCGCCCGCCCCGACAAGAAGAACGCGCTCACGAGCGAGATGTACCTGGCGATGGCCAAGGGCCTCAACGATGCCAAGGCCGACGGCGCCGTGCGCAGCGTGCTCATCACCGGGCAGCCCGGCATCTTCACCTCCGGCAACGACATCGAAGACTTCGCCAAGCGCTCGGCCGCCGCCTCGGCCGTGTCGCCCGCGCGCGCCTTCATGGACGCGCTGATCGGCTGCGACAAGCCGGTGATCGCCGCCGTCACCGGCGCGGCCATCGGCATCGGCACCACGCTGCTGCTGCACTGCGACTTCGTCTACGTGTCGGACGAAGCCCGCCTCGTCATGCCCTTCGTGGCCCTGGGCCTGGTGCCCGAGTTCGCCTCCAGCCAGCTCATTCCGCAGCTGATGGGCCAGCGCAAGGCGGCTGAGAAGCTGATGCTGGGCGACCCCTTCACCGGCGCCGAAGCGGTGGAGTGCGGCATTGCCAACGCGGTGCTGCCGGCTAATGAAGTGGCCCCCCACGCGCGCCGCGTGGCCGAGCGCTTCAACGCGCTGCCGCCGGGCGCCATCCGCGCGACCAAGAAGCTGATGCGCGGGCGCCTGGCCGAGGGTCTGTTCCAGACCATCGACGCCGAGAACGCCGTCTTCGCGGCTCAGCTCCAGAGCCCCGAGGCGAAGGAAGCGTTCAGCGCCTTCTTCCAGAAACGAAAGCCGGATTTCAGTCAGTTTTCCTGA
- a CDS encoding amino acid ABC transporter permease: protein MISTLDFKFLNWDVISSFVAKGFIYSVQLTLIAMIGGIILGTLLALMRLSGKKWLEVPAAFYVNTLRSIPLVMVILWFFLLIPMLIGRPMGAELSAIITFTVFEAAYYSEIMRAGIQSVPRGQVYAGYAVGMNYRQTMQLIVLPQAFRNMLPVLLTQTIILFQDTSLVYAIGAYDLLKGFEVAGKNFNRPVETYLVAAVVYFVICFSLSMLVRRLQKKIQIIR, encoded by the coding sequence ATGATTTCCACACTCGATTTCAAGTTCCTCAACTGGGACGTCATCTCCAGCTTCGTCGCCAAGGGCTTCATCTACTCGGTGCAGCTCACGCTGATCGCGATGATCGGCGGCATCATCCTTGGCACCTTGCTTGCGCTCATGCGGCTGTCGGGCAAGAAGTGGCTGGAGGTGCCGGCGGCGTTCTACGTGAACACGCTGCGCTCCATCCCGCTCGTGATGGTGATCCTGTGGTTCTTCCTGCTGATCCCCATGCTGATCGGCCGGCCGATGGGGGCGGAGCTGTCGGCCATCATCACCTTCACGGTGTTCGAGGCGGCCTATTACTCCGAGATCATGCGCGCGGGCATCCAGAGTGTGCCGCGCGGGCAGGTGTATGCGGGCTACGCGGTGGGCATGAACTACCGCCAGACCATGCAACTCATCGTGCTGCCGCAGGCTTTCCGCAACATGCTGCCGGTGCTGCTCACGCAGACCATCATCCTGTTCCAGGACACCTCGCTCGTGTACGCGATCGGCGCCTACGACCTGCTCAAGGGCTTCGAGGTCGCAGGCAAGAACTTCAACCGGCCGGTGGAGACCTACCTCGTCGCCGCCGTCGTCTACTTCGTGATCTGCTTCAGTCTCTCGATGCTCGTGCGTCGACTGCAGAAGAAGATCCAAATCATCCGCTGA
- a CDS encoding amino acid ABC transporter permease — protein MMSAWGWTLSVAVLALVVALVVGSLVGILRTVPHKGLAFFGEAWTELFRNIPLLVQIFLWYHVIPGIFLSLRSVPSFVLVVFALGFFTSARVSEQVKAGIQALPKGQRYAGLAMGLTLPQTYRYVLLPMAFRIVIPPLTSESMNIIKNSAVAFAVSVAELTMFAMQAQEETSRGVEVYLAVTGLYFISAFAINRIALFIEHKVQIPGTLGAGR, from the coding sequence ATGATGTCTGCCTGGGGGTGGACGCTCTCGGTGGCCGTGCTGGCCCTGGTGGTGGCCCTGGTGGTGGGCTCGCTGGTCGGCATCCTGCGCACCGTGCCGCACAAGGGGCTCGCGTTCTTCGGCGAAGCATGGACGGAGCTCTTCCGCAACATCCCGCTCCTGGTCCAGATCTTTCTCTGGTACCACGTGATCCCGGGCATCTTCCTGAGCTTGCGCAGCGTGCCGAGCTTCGTCCTCGTGGTGTTCGCGCTGGGCTTCTTCACCTCGGCGCGCGTCTCCGAGCAGGTGAAGGCGGGCATCCAGGCGCTGCCCAAGGGCCAGCGCTATGCGGGCCTCGCGATGGGCCTCACGCTGCCGCAGACCTACCGCTACGTGCTGCTGCCGATGGCGTTTCGCATCGTCATCCCGCCGCTCACGAGCGAGAGCATGAACATCATCAAGAACTCGGCCGTGGCCTTTGCGGTGAGCGTGGCCGAGCTGACGATGTTCGCCATGCAGGCGCAGGAAGAGACCTCGCGCGGCGTCGAGGTCTACCTCGCGGTGACCGGCCTCTACTTCATCTCGGCCTTCGCCATCAACCGGATCGCCTTGTTCATCGAACACAAGGTGCAGATCCCCGGCACGCTGGGAGCCGGACGATGA
- a CDS encoding alpha/beta fold hydrolase, giving the protein MESFEFKATDGFVLQGRLYGNPVQCHSALLIVPAMGVPQRFYGDFAEWLASQGHVVMSFDYRGVGASRPSQLKHSLKGFHTDIDVWAKQDTSAALAWLDAKVGRGTPIHWLGHSLGGQIFGMVPNRERVASVVTIGVGTGYWLRQAPLVRSYVWWLWYVVAPLSMKLFGYFPGKRLKKIGDLPLGVMQQWRRACLDRDYLVGLGGETMRRDYAAVRTPILSLSFTDDEYMSARNTADMHAFYASAPREMRRIAPQDIGAKRIGHFGFFRQRFAESLWPQVSRWLTPATAR; this is encoded by the coding sequence ATGGAGTCATTCGAGTTCAAGGCCACCGACGGGTTCGTGCTGCAAGGCCGTCTCTACGGCAACCCCGTGCAGTGCCATTCGGCCTTGCTGATCGTGCCGGCGATGGGCGTGCCCCAGCGCTTCTACGGCGACTTCGCCGAGTGGCTCGCGTCGCAAGGCCATGTGGTGATGAGCTTCGACTACCGCGGGGTCGGTGCGTCGCGCCCGTCTCAACTCAAGCATTCGCTCAAGGGCTTTCACACCGACATCGACGTCTGGGCCAAGCAGGACACCTCGGCCGCGCTCGCGTGGCTCGATGCGAAGGTGGGCCGCGGCACGCCGATCCACTGGCTCGGCCACAGCCTCGGTGGCCAGATCTTCGGCATGGTGCCCAACCGCGAGCGGGTGGCGAGCGTGGTCACCATCGGCGTGGGCACCGGCTACTGGCTGCGCCAGGCGCCCCTCGTGCGCAGCTACGTGTGGTGGCTCTGGTACGTGGTGGCGCCGCTGTCGATGAAGCTCTTCGGCTACTTCCCCGGCAAGCGCCTGAAGAAGATCGGCGACCTGCCGCTGGGCGTGATGCAGCAGTGGCGCCGCGCCTGCCTCGACCGCGACTACCTCGTGGGCTTGGGCGGCGAGACGATGCGCCGCGACTACGCCGCCGTGCGCACGCCCATCCTCTCGCTCTCGTTCACCGACGACGAGTACATGTCGGCCCGCAACACCGCCGACATGCACGCCTTCTACGCCAGCGCACCGCGCGAGATGCGCCGCATCGCCCCGCAAGACATCGGCGCCAAGCGCATTGGCCATTTCGGCTTCTTCCGCCAGCGCTTTGCCGAGAGCCTGTGGCCGCAGGTGTCGCGTTGGTTGACGCCGGCCACGGCACGCTGA
- a CDS encoding SGNH/GDSL hydrolase family protein translates to MNSGLFKAIKFLLVPVLLWQGRQVRRSALRLPEAEGPREGVAGTGRVKLRILIVGDSSAAGVGAKNQIQALAGRLSEALSQRLHGAVVWQLIARSGDSTRSSLAAVRKLSLHPADVMVTALGLNDVIAQVPVATWLAQLDKLDRAAARRAGIKHTVHTGIPPVHAFPMLPNPLRWVLGTDAQAYNQALSAWSDRWSERWWLPVPIEPDIPAPGNDSSVLMAEDGFHPGPAAYAMWAEQLAGLIVHEIVPRLPKTVPTRRSRRGEAQDTQPLDL, encoded by the coding sequence ATGAATTCCGGGCTCTTCAAAGCCATCAAGTTCCTTCTCGTGCCGGTGCTGCTGTGGCAGGGCCGGCAGGTGCGCCGCAGTGCCTTGCGCCTGCCCGAAGCCGAGGGCCCGCGCGAGGGGGTTGCCGGCACCGGGCGCGTGAAGCTGCGCATCCTGATCGTGGGCGACTCGTCTGCGGCCGGTGTCGGCGCGAAGAACCAGATCCAGGCCCTGGCCGGCCGTTTGAGCGAGGCGCTGTCGCAGCGCTTGCACGGCGCGGTGGTCTGGCAGCTTATTGCCCGCAGCGGCGACTCCACCCGCAGCTCGCTCGCCGCGGTGCGCAAGCTCTCGCTCCACCCGGCGGACGTGATGGTGACGGCGCTCGGCCTCAACGACGTGATCGCGCAGGTGCCGGTGGCCACCTGGCTCGCCCAGCTCGACAAGCTCGACCGTGCCGCCGCCCGCCGTGCCGGCATCAAGCACACGGTGCACACCGGCATCCCGCCGGTCCACGCGTTCCCCATGCTGCCCAACCCGCTGCGCTGGGTGCTCGGCACCGATGCCCAGGCCTACAACCAGGCGCTCAGCGCGTGGTCGGATCGGTGGTCGGAGCGCTGGTGGCTGCCGGTGCCCATCGAGCCCGACATCCCGGCGCCTGGCAACGACTCCAGCGTCTTGATGGCCGAAGACGGCTTCCACCCCGGCCCGGCGGCGTATGCGATGTGGGCCGAGCAGCTCGCCGGCCTGATCGTCCACGAGATCGTGCCGCGCCTGCCGAAGACCGTGCCCACCCGGCGCAGCCGGCGTGGCGAGGCGCAAGACACGCAGCCCCTCGACCTCTGA
- a CDS encoding acetyl-CoA C-acyltransferase has translation MSKQVQDAYIVAATRTPIGRSGRGYFKNTRPDDLLIAAIRSALAQAPGLDPAAIEDAIIGCSFPEGEQGMNMARIAAGLALPKPVGGVTVNRFCASGVTAVQMAADRIRVGEADILIAGGAESMSLVPMGGNKPSFNPEIFAKDENIGIAYGMGLTAEKVAAQWKVTREQQDAFAYESHMRALKAIEKGEFKDEITPIDVISRTPDLATGEQIAKKRTVSIDEGPRPDTSLEGLAKLKPVFAAKGSVTAGNSSQTSDGAGALILASEKAVKQFGLKPLARFVSFAARGVPPEIMGIGPIEAIPAALKYAGLTKDQIDWIELNEAFAAQSLAVVNTIGLDPAKVNPMGGAIALGHPLGATGAIRAATVVHALRRHNLKYGMVTMCVGTGQGAAGIFERV, from the coding sequence ATGAGCAAGCAAGTTCAAGACGCCTACATCGTCGCCGCCACCCGCACGCCCATCGGCCGCTCGGGCCGTGGCTATTTCAAGAACACCCGCCCCGACGACCTGCTGATCGCCGCCATTCGCAGCGCGCTGGCCCAGGCCCCTGGCCTGGACCCGGCCGCCATCGAAGACGCGATCATCGGCTGCTCGTTCCCCGAAGGGGAGCAGGGCATGAACATGGCGCGCATTGCCGCTGGCCTCGCACTGCCGAAGCCGGTGGGTGGCGTCACCGTCAACCGCTTCTGCGCCTCGGGCGTGACCGCGGTCCAGATGGCGGCTGACCGCATCCGCGTCGGCGAGGCCGACATCCTGATCGCCGGTGGCGCCGAGTCGATGAGCCTGGTGCCGATGGGCGGCAACAAGCCCTCGTTCAACCCCGAGATCTTCGCCAAGGACGAGAACATCGGCATCGCCTACGGCATGGGCCTCACCGCCGAGAAGGTGGCGGCGCAGTGGAAGGTGACGCGTGAGCAGCAAGACGCGTTTGCCTACGAGTCGCACATGCGCGCCTTGAAGGCCATCGAGAAGGGCGAGTTCAAGGACGAGATCACCCCGATCGACGTCATCTCGCGCACGCCCGACCTGGCGACCGGCGAGCAGATCGCGAAGAAGCGCACGGTGAGCATCGACGAAGGCCCGCGCCCCGACACCTCGCTCGAAGGCCTGGCCAAGTTGAAGCCCGTGTTCGCCGCCAAGGGCAGCGTGACGGCCGGCAACAGCTCGCAGACGAGCGACGGCGCCGGTGCGCTGATTCTCGCGAGCGAAAAGGCAGTGAAGCAGTTCGGCCTCAAGCCGCTGGCCCGTTTCGTGAGCTTCGCTGCGCGCGGCGTGCCGCCCGAGATCATGGGCATCGGCCCGATCGAGGCGATCCCCGCGGCCCTGAAGTACGCCGGCCTGACGAAGGACCAGATCGACTGGATCGAGCTCAACGAGGCCTTCGCGGCCCAGTCGCTGGCGGTGGTCAACACCATCGGCCTCGACCCGGCCAAGGTGAACCCGATGGGTGGCGCGATTGCGCTGGGCCACCCGCTGGGCGCCACCGGTGCCATCCGCGCGGCGACCGTCGTGCACGCGCTGCGTCGCCACAACCTGAAGTACGGCATGGTGACGATGTGCGTGGGCACCGGCCAAGGTGCTGCCGGCATCTTCGAGCGCGTCTGA
- a CDS encoding ABC transporter ATP-binding protein/permease yields the protein MRRESVSSSMPPAPASSGPRSDWATLRKLLPYLWHYRWRVLLALGFMVGAKVANVSVPLLLKELVDSMSLKPGDARALLVVPVGLLIAYGALRLSTSLFTELRELVFAKATEGTARSISLSVFRHLHSLSLRFHLERQTGGMTRDIERGTRAVHSLISYSLYSIVPTLIEVVMVLTLLGVKFDAWFAWITIAALVVYIAFTITVTNWRTQFRKQVNELDSTSHTRAIDSLLNYETVKYFNNEDFEAKRYDESLERLRRAQLKAQTTLSILNTGQQLIIAVGLVAMLYMATSGVVDGRMTLGDLVMVNAFMIQLYIPLNFLGVIYREIKQSLTDLDKMFTLMEREREVDDAPGAPPLQVTEGHVKFSHVNFAYEPARPILHDVSFEIPAGKTVAVVGPSGSGKSTLARLLYRFYDVNSGSISIDGQDIRTVQQGSVREAIGIVPQDTVLFNDTVAYNIAYGRTGATREQIEAAAKAARIHDFIVSTPKGYDTAVGERGLKLSGGEKQRVAIARTLLKNPPIMIFDEATSALDSANERAIQAELQGVARNKTALVIAHRLSTVVEAHQILVMEQGRIVERGTHAELLALQGRYAAMWQLQQNTAEADAETA from the coding sequence ATGCGTCGAGAATCCGTGTCGTCTTCCATGCCTCCCGCGCCTGCTTCGAGCGGGCCGCGCTCCGACTGGGCCACCCTGCGCAAGCTGCTGCCTTACCTGTGGCACTACCGCTGGCGCGTGCTGCTCGCGCTGGGCTTCATGGTGGGGGCGAAGGTCGCCAACGTGAGCGTGCCGCTCCTGTTGAAGGAGCTGGTCGACAGCATGTCGCTCAAGCCGGGCGATGCGCGCGCCTTGCTTGTCGTGCCCGTCGGGCTTTTGATCGCGTATGGCGCGCTGCGCCTGTCGACCTCGCTCTTCACCGAGCTGCGCGAGCTGGTGTTCGCGAAAGCGACCGAGGGCACGGCGCGCAGCATTTCGCTGAGCGTCTTCCGCCACCTGCACTCGCTGAGCCTGCGTTTCCACCTCGAGCGCCAGACGGGCGGCATGACGCGCGACATCGAGCGCGGCACCCGCGCCGTGCACTCGCTGATCTCCTATTCGCTCTACAGCATCGTGCCCACGCTCATCGAAGTGGTGATGGTGCTCACGCTGCTAGGCGTGAAGTTCGACGCCTGGTTCGCGTGGATCACGATTGCGGCGCTGGTGGTCTACATCGCCTTCACCATCACGGTGACCAACTGGCGCACGCAGTTCCGCAAGCAGGTCAACGAGCTCGACTCCACCAGCCACACCCGCGCCATCGACTCGCTGCTCAACTACGAGACGGTCAAGTACTTCAACAACGAAGACTTCGAAGCGAAGCGCTACGACGAGAGCCTGGAGCGCCTGCGCCGCGCGCAGCTCAAGGCGCAGACCACGCTGTCGATCTTGAACACCGGCCAGCAGCTCATCATCGCCGTCGGCCTGGTGGCGATGCTCTACATGGCCACGAGCGGCGTGGTCGACGGCCGCATGACGCTCGGTGACCTGGTGATGGTCAACGCCTTCATGATCCAGCTCTACATCCCGCTCAACTTCCTGGGCGTGATCTACCGCGAAATCAAGCAGAGCCTGACCGACCTCGACAAGATGTTCACGCTGATGGAGCGCGAACGCGAGGTCGACGACGCGCCGGGCGCGCCGCCGCTGCAGGTGACAGAAGGTCACGTCAAGTTCAGCCACGTCAACTTCGCCTACGAGCCGGCGCGGCCCATCCTGCACGACGTGAGCTTCGAGATCCCGGCCGGCAAGACGGTGGCGGTGGTCGGCCCCTCGGGCTCGGGCAAGAGCACGCTCGCCCGGCTGCTGTACCGCTTCTACGACGTGAACTCGGGCTCGATCAGCATCGATGGCCAGGACATCCGCACGGTCCAACAGGGGAGCGTGCGCGAGGCCATCGGCATCGTGCCGCAAGACACGGTGCTCTTCAACGACACCGTGGCCTACAACATCGCCTACGGCCGCACCGGCGCCACGCGCGAGCAGATCGAAGCGGCGGCGAAGGCGGCGCGCATCCACGACTTCATCGTCTCCACGCCCAAGGGCTACGACACCGCGGTCGGCGAGCGTGGCCTGAAGCTCAGCGGCGGCGAGAAGCAGCGTGTGGCCATCGCCCGCACGCTGCTCAAGAACCCGCCGATCATGATCTTCGATGAAGCGACTTCGGCGCTCGACTCGGCCAACGAGCGTGCCATCCAGGCCGAACTGCAGGGCGTGGCGCGCAACAAGACGGCGCTGGTGATCGCGCACCGGCTGTCGACGGTGGTCGAGGCGCACCAGATCCTGGTGATGGAGCAGGGGCGCATCGTCGAGCGCGGCACGCATGCCGAGCTGCTGGCGCTGCAAGGCCGTTACGCAGCGATGTGGCAGCTGCAGCAGAACACGGCCGAAGCCGACGCCGAGACTGCCTGA
- a CDS encoding LysR family transcriptional regulator → METKWLEDFVSLAETHSFSRSAQLRHVTQPAFSRRIQALEAWAGIDLVDRSSYPTRLTPAGETFRSQALEILGALQTTRNMMHSHQVAGQDMIEFAVPHSLAVTFFPHWVMDLRRRFGALKSRLMALNVHDAVMLLTEGSCDLLIAYHHPSQPLQLNPDRYEMLSIGQETLAPYARADANGQPMFRLPAKPGEKVPFLSYASGAYLGRLVEQVIKLSPVPLVLDPIYETDMAEGLKAMALEGHGLAFLPNSSVEKETRNHRLVRASAPGACELSMEVRLYRERPEMARHTKPQAQALWDFLREGGAAQG, encoded by the coding sequence ATGGAAACCAAGTGGCTTGAAGATTTCGTGAGCCTGGCCGAGACGCACAGCTTCTCGCGCTCGGCCCAGCTGCGGCACGTCACGCAGCCGGCGTTCTCGCGCCGCATCCAGGCGCTCGAAGCCTGGGCGGGCATCGACCTCGTCGACCGTTCGTCCTACCCCACGCGCCTCACGCCGGCCGGCGAGACCTTCCGCTCGCAGGCGCTCGAGATCCTCGGTGCGCTGCAGACCACCCGCAACATGATGCACAGCCACCAGGTGGCGGGGCAGGACATGATCGAGTTCGCCGTGCCGCACTCGCTGGCCGTCACCTTCTTCCCGCATTGGGTGATGGACCTGCGGCGCCGCTTCGGTGCGCTCAAGAGCCGGCTGATGGCGCTCAATGTGCACGACGCGGTCATGCTGCTCACCGAAGGCAGCTGCGACCTGCTCATCGCCTACCACCACCCGAGCCAGCCGCTGCAGCTCAACCCCGACCGCTACGAGATGCTCAGCATCGGCCAGGAGACGCTCGCGCCCTATGCGCGGGCCGACGCCAACGGCCAGCCGATGTTCCGCCTGCCGGCCAAGCCGGGCGAGAAGGTGCCCTTCCTGAGCTACGCCTCCGGGGCTTACCTCGGGCGGCTGGTCGAGCAGGTGATCAAGCTCTCGCCGGTGCCGCTGGTGCTCGACCCGATCTACGAGACCGACATGGCCGAGGGCCTGAAGGCGATGGCACTCGAGGGCCACGGCCTCGCCTTCCTGCCCAACAGCTCGGTCGAGAAGGAGACGCGCAACCACCGCCTGGTGCGCGCCTCGGCGCCAGGCGCATGCGAGTTGTCGATGGAGGTGCGCCTCTATCGCGAGCGGCCCGAGATGGCGCGTCATACCAAACCGCAGGCTCAAGCGTTGTGGGATTTCCTGCGTGAAGGTGGCGCGGCGCAGGGCTAA
- a CDS encoding DUF1569 domain-containing protein — protein sequence MTRGRRIALLGLGAVAVGAPVLWAASRTAALQSPSFDSTEGALRTLAALKTQPVRMGGAWDLAHVLHHAAQSVEYSLQGFPSLKPGWFRATVGPAAATVFSARGRMSHSLTEPIPGAPDIAQGQPLAPAVERAIAALQAFERHTGALHPHFAYGALDKTDYRRAHLMHFANHWQEVVT from the coding sequence ATGACACGCGGGCGCCGCATCGCACTGTTGGGCCTCGGGGCCGTGGCAGTCGGTGCCCCCGTGTTGTGGGCCGCTTCACGAACGGCGGCCTTGCAGTCGCCGTCCTTCGATTCCACCGAGGGTGCCTTGCGCACCCTCGCTGCGTTGAAGACGCAACCCGTGCGCATGGGCGGCGCGTGGGACCTCGCGCACGTTTTGCACCACGCGGCACAGAGCGTCGAGTATTCGCTGCAGGGTTTCCCGTCGCTGAAACCCGGCTGGTTCCGCGCCACCGTCGGCCCGGCCGCGGCCACCGTGTTCTCGGCGCGTGGCCGCATGAGCCACTCGCTCACCGAGCCCATTCCCGGCGCCCCTGACATCGCGCAGGGCCAGCCGCTCGCGCCGGCCGTCGAGCGTGCCATCGCGGCACTGCAGGCCTTCGAGCGCCACACCGGCGCCTTGCACCCCCATTTCGCGTATGGCGCACTCGACAAGACCGACTACCGGCGTGCGCACCTGATGCACTTTGCCAACCACTGGCAAGAAGTCGTGACCTAG
- a CDS encoding acyl-CoA thioesterase, with product MDLVMRVMPMPSDANGNGDIFGGWIMAQVDLAGSVLPNRIAKGRIATVAVNQFIFKQPVSMGDLLSLYARVERIGRTSVTVHVEVYAERNPAKLEVVKVTEASLTYVAIDDQGKPRPLPPQD from the coding sequence ATGGACCTCGTCATGCGCGTGATGCCCATGCCGTCCGACGCGAACGGCAACGGCGACATCTTCGGCGGCTGGATCATGGCCCAGGTGGACCTGGCCGGCTCGGTGCTTCCGAACCGCATCGCCAAGGGCCGCATCGCCACCGTGGCGGTCAACCAGTTCATCTTCAAGCAGCCCGTCTCGATGGGCGACCTCTTGAGCCTGTACGCACGCGTCGAGCGCATCGGCCGCACCTCGGTCACGGTGCATGTGGAGGTCTACGCCGAGCGCAACCCGGCCAAGCTCGAAGTCGTGAAGGTCACCGAGGCCAGCCTCACCTACGTGGCCATCGACGACCAGGGCAAGCCCCGGCCGCTGCCGCCCCAAGACTGA
- a CDS encoding amino acid ABC transporter substrate-binding protein: protein MKKTLLTLAAVFAVGVAHADTLKKIKDSGSITLGVRESSGLSYTLGNGKYVGFHTEMAERVIADLQKQLGLAKLEVKYQPVTSQNRIPLVQNGTVDLECGSTTNNAARQKDVSFAMTTYVEEVRIAVKANSGITSIKDLVGKTVATTTGTTSVQTLRKHERANGVDFKEVFGKDHADSFLLLETGRADAFVMDGSILAKNISSSKNPADFKIVGEVLSVEPIACMLRKDDAAFKKAVDTSIQGMVKSGELAKLYDKWFMQPIPPSNTKIGLALSQATKDAWANPNDKPMEDYAKK, encoded by the coding sequence ATGAAAAAGACCCTGCTCACCCTGGCCGCGGTGTTTGCCGTGGGTGTGGCCCACGCCGACACGCTCAAGAAGATCAAGGACAGCGGCTCGATCACGCTCGGCGTGCGCGAGTCTTCCGGCCTGTCTTACACGCTGGGCAACGGCAAGTACGTGGGCTTCCACACCGAGATGGCCGAGCGGGTGATCGCCGACCTGCAGAAGCAGCTGGGCCTTGCCAAGCTCGAGGTCAAGTACCAGCCGGTGACCTCGCAGAACCGCATCCCGCTCGTGCAGAACGGCACCGTCGACCTCGAATGCGGCTCCACCACCAACAACGCCGCGCGCCAGAAAGACGTGTCGTTCGCGATGACGACCTACGTCGAGGAAGTGCGCATCGCCGTGAAGGCGAACTCCGGCATCACGTCGATCAAGGACCTCGTCGGCAAGACGGTGGCCACCACCACCGGCACGACCTCGGTGCAGACGCTGCGCAAGCACGAGCGCGCCAACGGCGTCGACTTCAAGGAAGTCTTCGGCAAGGACCACGCCGACAGCTTCCTGCTGCTGGAAACCGGCCGCGCCGATGCCTTCGTGATGGACGGCTCCATCCTCGCGAAGAACATCTCCTCGTCGAAGAACCCGGCCGATTTCAAGATCGTCGGCGAAGTGCTGTCGGTCGAGCCGATCGCCTGCATGCTGCGCAAGGACGACGCGGCCTTCAAGAAGGCCGTCGACACGAGCATCCAGGGCATGGTCAAGAGCGGCGAGCTCGCCAAGCTGTACGACAAGTGGTTCATGCAGCCGATCCCGCCGTCGAACACCAAGATCGGCCTGGCCCTGTCGCAAGCGACCAAGGACGCCTGGGCCAACCCCAACGACAAGCCGATGGAAGACTACGCCAAGAAGTAA